From a single Labrenzia sp. PHM005 genomic region:
- a CDS encoding helix-turn-helix transcriptional regulator produces the protein MINAKQCRASRAWLSWSQDELAKRSLVSKRAIAGFELEKTVPHDRTLRDLQRAFEDAGIIFLMDGKRGIGLQEVQEGVVQDVKPLPGT, from the coding sequence ATGATAAATGCAAAGCAATGCCGTGCCAGCCGCGCCTGGCTTTCCTGGTCTCAAGATGAACTTGCCAAAAGGTCGCTGGTCTCCAAGCGAGCAATAGCCGGTTTTGAATTGGAAAAAACTGTTCCACACGACCGGACACTGCGTGATTTGCAACGCGCGTTCGAAGACGCCGGGATCATCTTCCTGATGGACGGCAAGAGGGGAATAGGATTGCAGGAGGTTCAAGAGGGTGTGGTTCAAGATGTAAAACCATTGCCTGGAACCTAA
- a CDS encoding GGDEF domain-containing protein, whose translation MPFVCNQVVAEINRHALSCDPKIFHVLHLYLTAPTSQVAKEVERLKASEEGLTDKTLHFVYENLLQTKVSPEKQFESMQRSRGHLDAIRSSAESSVEIFAKSEHTKKQEKLVRALTENLTEILDRTNALEQELAASQNEVFTDSLTGISNRRYLEAEFSARSARHHGPYYLALLDIDHFKRINDSQGHIVGDQVLKLVATAIQHLIKGDDILCRYGGEEFAILFKSADKGACLSVVDTVLVSVGKQKLINRRQGNTIGSVTLSAGLALVDPEDDFEAALDRVDRLMYKAKQKGRNQLVVQS comes from the coding sequence ATGCCGTTTGTTTGTAATCAGGTGGTGGCAGAGATCAATCGCCACGCACTCAGCTGTGACCCCAAAATCTTTCATGTGCTGCACCTATATTTGACGGCGCCCACCTCGCAGGTCGCCAAAGAAGTCGAGCGCTTGAAGGCAAGCGAAGAAGGCTTGACGGACAAAACACTGCATTTTGTCTATGAAAATTTGCTGCAGACTAAAGTTAGCCCCGAAAAACAATTTGAATCTATGCAGCGATCGCGAGGGCACTTAGACGCCATCCGGTCATCCGCAGAATCATCCGTTGAGATTTTTGCCAAATCTGAGCACACAAAAAAACAAGAAAAACTGGTCCGCGCATTGACTGAAAATCTCACGGAAATTTTGGACCGCACCAACGCATTGGAACAAGAACTTGCAGCCAGCCAGAATGAAGTCTTTACCGACTCTTTGACCGGGATCTCAAACCGCCGGTATCTGGAAGCCGAGTTTTCCGCCCGGAGTGCCCGGCATCACGGTCCGTATTATTTGGCGCTGTTGGACATCGACCATTTTAAACGGATCAATGATAGTCAAGGCCATATTGTCGGTGATCAGGTTCTGAAATTGGTCGCAACTGCCATCCAACACCTCATCAAGGGAGACGACATTTTGTGCCGGTATGGCGGTGAAGAATTCGCGATCCTTTTCAAGAGCGCAGATAAAGGCGCCTGTCTTTCCGTTGTCGATACGGTTCTTGTCAGTGTTGGAAAACAAAAATTGATCAACCGGCGGCAAGGAAACACCATTGGATCGGTTACATTATCTGCAGGGCTGGCACTGGTCGATCCTGAAGATGACTTCGAAGCCGCTTTAGACCGGGTCGACCGGTTGATGTATAAGGCAAAACAAAAAGGCCGGAACCAGCTGGTGGTGCAAAGCTGA
- a CDS encoding 3-keto-5-aminohexanoate cleavage protein has translation MARNKQKTIITCAVTGAIHTPTMSDALPYTYDDIAAQAIEAAEAGASILHLHARNNETGAPSVDPADFAPFLPRIKQATDAVINISTGGSLTLSIQDRIRPAATFSAEMCSMNMGSMNFSFHPLAKRYDSWKFDWEKDYVANSDGNIFRNTFKDIQEAAETLAPHDIKFEHECYDVGHLYNLKFCMDIGLFKAPIFIQFVMGILGGIGADIDNLLFMKKTADKLFGDDYRWSILAAGNAQIPMATTASQMGGNVRVGLEDSLFISRGQLAESNAQQVSKIRRIVEELGNEVATPDEAREILDLKGGDRTAF, from the coding sequence ATGGCCCGCAACAAACAAAAGACGATCATCACCTGTGCGGTGACTGGGGCGATCCATACGCCGACCATGTCCGATGCGCTGCCCTATACCTATGATGACATTGCAGCGCAGGCGATTGAAGCCGCGGAAGCTGGCGCATCGATCCTGCATCTTCATGCCCGCAACAATGAAACCGGTGCGCCGTCGGTCGATCCTGCGGACTTCGCCCCCTTCCTGCCGCGCATCAAACAGGCGACAGATGCGGTGATAAACATTTCGACCGGAGGTTCGCTGACGCTCTCCATCCAGGACCGGATCCGCCCGGCGGCGACTTTCAGCGCTGAAATGTGTTCCATGAACATGGGCAGCATGAATTTCTCATTCCATCCGCTCGCCAAACGGTACGACAGCTGGAAATTCGACTGGGAAAAGGATTATGTAGCCAATTCCGATGGCAATATCTTCCGCAACACCTTCAAGGACATTCAGGAAGCGGCCGAAACACTCGCGCCGCATGACATCAAGTTCGAGCATGAGTGTTATGACGTCGGCCATCTCTACAATCTGAAATTCTGCATGGACATCGGGCTTTTCAAGGCGCCGATTTTCATCCAGTTCGTCATGGGCATACTGGGAGGTATCGGCGCTGACATCGACAATCTTCTCTTTATGAAAAAGACGGCTGACAAGCTCTTCGGTGACGATTACCGCTGGTCCATTCTTGCGGCAGGCAACGCCCAGATCCCAATGGCGACAACAGCCAGCCAGATGGGCGGCAATGTCCGCGTTGGCCTGGAAGACAGTCTCTTCATAAGCCGCGGGCAATTGGCAGAGTCCAACGCGCAGCAAGTCTCGAAAATCCGGCGGATCGTGGAAGAACTTGGGAATGAAGTTGCCACACCGGATGAGGCGCGGGAAATCCTGGATCTAAAGGGCGGAGACCGGACAGCTTTTTGA
- a CDS encoding branched-chain amino acid ABC transporter permease: MSDATYSISRSSSASRAGAVIGVLVLVGLIAAPWWAGRADLRLFSEIFLYLSLACLWNLLAGYAGLVSVGQQAFVGFGGYMLFALAMFTGMSPLAAIPLAGVLGALIAVPVALLIFRLRGAYFAIGTWVIAEVFRLSFAQVSALGGGSGTSLPIAVVKSMASSRSMREATTYWLALGMAVLVLTAIYLLLRSRKGLALTAIRDSEVASQSFGIDIWRNKFFVYVGAAGLTAMTGALIFLQKLRISPDAAFSVNDWTAFVIFIVVIGGIGTLEGPIIGVIVFFLLRELLADLGTTYLLILGLVAIVVMLKAPKGIWGIIKDRTGLELFPLSRRVVKTEND; encoded by the coding sequence ATGTCAGACGCAACTTACTCCATTTCGCGATCCTCTTCGGCAAGCCGGGCTGGCGCTGTTATTGGTGTTCTGGTCCTTGTTGGCCTTATCGCCGCACCCTGGTGGGCCGGACGAGCCGACCTGCGCCTCTTCAGCGAGATATTCCTTTATCTTTCCTTGGCGTGCCTTTGGAACCTTTTGGCCGGATATGCCGGTCTGGTTTCGGTCGGTCAGCAGGCGTTTGTCGGTTTTGGCGGTTACATGCTGTTTGCCCTGGCAATGTTCACCGGCATGTCGCCGCTGGCCGCCATTCCGCTTGCCGGTGTTCTCGGGGCGTTGATTGCCGTTCCGGTCGCCCTGCTGATCTTCCGTTTGCGCGGGGCCTATTTCGCTATTGGAACCTGGGTGATTGCGGAAGTGTTCCGCCTGTCTTTCGCGCAAGTCTCAGCGCTTGGTGGTGGGTCCGGCACCAGTCTGCCGATCGCTGTGGTCAAATCGATGGCCTCCAGCCGGTCGATGCGGGAAGCCACCACCTATTGGCTTGCGCTCGGCATGGCGGTTCTGGTGCTGACGGCGATTTATCTGCTGTTGCGATCCCGCAAAGGTTTGGCACTGACGGCGATCCGGGACAGCGAAGTCGCCTCCCAGAGCTTCGGCATCGATATTTGGCGCAACAAGTTCTTCGTCTATGTCGGTGCAGCCGGTCTGACGGCCATGACCGGTGCTCTGATCTTCCTGCAAAAGTTGAGAATTTCGCCGGATGCGGCCTTTAGCGTCAACGATTGGACAGCCTTCGTCATTTTCATCGTTGTCATTGGCGGTATCGGCACGCTGGAAGGTCCGATTATCGGGGTGATTGTCTTCTTCTTGCTGCGCGAACTGCTGGCGGACCTCGGCACCACCTATCTCCTGATCCTCGGGCTTGTTGCCATTGTCGTCATGCTGAAGGCGCCCAAAGGGATCTGGGGCATCATCAAGGACCGGACTGGGCTGGAACTCTTCCCGCTGTCGCGCCGTGTCGTCAAAACAGAAAATGACTAG
- a CDS encoding branched-chain amino acid ABC transporter permease → MDWINAIVQGILLGGLYALFAAGLSLIFGVMRLVNIAHGDFIVLAAFLGLSITSVLGVSPLMALFLVVPLMGAIGYVLQRGVLNQTLGDDILPPLLVTFGLSVIIQNGLLEVYSADPQKMSAGAIETASIAVPGGINIGVLPLLMFIVAVAVIAGLQWVFYRSALGRAFRAVSDKQDIAQLMGLNKAHVFGLAMALALAVVGIAGVFLGIRTSFDPSIGPGRLIFGFEAVIIGGLGNLWGTLIGGIILGVSQNIGAQINPGWQLLAGHIAFLFVLAVRPRGLFPRID, encoded by the coding sequence ATGGATTGGATCAACGCCATCGTCCAAGGGATCTTGCTTGGCGGGCTTTATGCGCTCTTTGCCGCCGGTCTCTCCCTGATCTTCGGGGTCATGCGCCTGGTGAACATCGCCCACGGCGACTTTATCGTCCTGGCAGCTTTCCTTGGACTGTCAATTACATCCGTGCTGGGTGTTTCGCCGTTGATGGCGCTGTTTCTTGTCGTGCCGCTGATGGGTGCGATTGGCTATGTGTTGCAGCGGGGTGTCCTCAACCAGACACTCGGCGACGACATCCTGCCACCGCTTCTCGTTACCTTTGGCCTGTCTGTGATCATCCAGAACGGACTTCTGGAAGTCTACAGCGCCGATCCGCAAAAGATGAGCGCCGGGGCCATTGAAACAGCCAGCATCGCAGTGCCCGGCGGGATCAACATCGGCGTGCTACCGCTCCTGATGTTTATTGTCGCCGTGGCGGTGATCGCCGGACTTCAATGGGTGTTTTACCGCTCCGCGCTTGGGCGGGCGTTCCGGGCGGTGTCCGACAAACAGGACATTGCCCAGCTGATGGGTCTCAACAAGGCGCATGTCTTTGGCCTAGCGATGGCCTTGGCGCTCGCTGTTGTCGGGATTGCAGGTGTGTTTCTTGGCATCCGCACCAGCTTTGACCCGTCAATCGGGCCAGGCCGTCTGATCTTTGGCTTTGAAGCGGTGATTATCGGCGGGCTCGGCAACCTTTGGGGTACCTTGATCGGCGGGATTATCCTCGGTGTCAGCCAAAACATTGGCGCTCAGATCAATCCGGGTTGGCAGCTTCTGGCCGGCCATATCGCCTTCCTGTTTGTCCTTGCCGTGCGCCCGCGTGGCCTGTTTCCGAGGATCGACTGA
- a CDS encoding ABC transporter ATP-binding protein codes for MLMPEALLSTMGLEAHYGDFQALFGISIDVYPGEVIAVIGANGAGKTTLMRSITGLLQNKPDMVQWRGEAIGALRADQVAHRGLAMVPEGRQLFQSLSVEENLIIGGQMGRKGPWSLEKVFELFPILKERRNVPSTALSGGQQQMVAIGRALMSNPEILLFDEISLGLAPIVIKSIYDALPAIIGEGMSAIIVEQDIAKALSVSSRVYCIQEGRISLEGAPETLTREQVSAAYFGV; via the coding sequence ATGCTGATGCCTGAGGCTCTCTTGTCGACTATGGGGTTGGAAGCGCACTACGGCGATTTCCAAGCCCTGTTCGGTATCTCCATCGATGTGTATCCCGGCGAAGTGATCGCCGTGATTGGTGCCAATGGCGCCGGCAAGACCACCTTGATGCGCTCGATCACCGGACTTTTGCAGAACAAGCCCGACATGGTTCAGTGGCGCGGCGAGGCAATAGGTGCGCTACGGGCCGACCAGGTCGCCCACCGCGGCCTTGCCATGGTGCCGGAAGGCCGGCAGCTGTTTCAGTCTTTGTCGGTTGAGGAAAACCTGATCATCGGCGGACAAATGGGGCGCAAAGGACCCTGGTCGCTTGAGAAGGTCTTTGAGCTCTTCCCGATCCTGAAAGAACGGCGGAACGTACCATCCACCGCGCTGTCCGGCGGGCAGCAGCAAATGGTTGCGATCGGCCGGGCACTGATGTCCAATCCGGAAATTCTTCTCTTTGACGAGATCAGTCTTGGTCTCGCACCCATCGTCATCAAGTCCATCTACGACGCGTTGCCAGCCATCATCGGCGAGGGCATGAGCGCGATTATCGTCGAACAGGACATTGCCAAGGCTCTGAGTGTCTCAAGCCGTGTTTATTGCATTCAGGAAGGCCGCATTTCATTGGAAGGCGCGCCGGAAACGCTGACCCGCGAGCAGGTTAGCGCTGCCTATTTCGGAGTTTGA
- a CDS encoding ABC transporter ATP-binding protein — MSAVLELNGVSKAYGAITVADDLTYKLGHGEALGVIGPNGAGKTSMFNLITGTVRADSGQVVLDGQDVTRHSAAKRCRAGVARSFQIPQPFSGMTVFENTLVSATHGTQNSLAEANRHCLEVLELTGLIGKANDLSGKLTLLGRKRLELARALCARPKVLLLDEIAGGLTEKECHDLVETINTIRKTGLSIIWIEHIVHALLSVVDRLIVIDFGKKIAEGDPKETMASQAVQEIYMGVDADA, encoded by the coding sequence ATGTCAGCGGTTTTAGAACTGAACGGCGTTTCCAAGGCATATGGTGCGATCACCGTCGCCGACGATCTGACCTACAAGCTTGGTCACGGCGAAGCACTGGGTGTGATCGGGCCGAACGGCGCGGGGAAAACCTCCATGTTCAATCTGATCACAGGAACTGTCCGGGCCGACAGCGGCCAGGTGGTCCTGGATGGACAGGATGTCACGCGCCACTCCGCTGCAAAACGGTGCAGGGCAGGGGTGGCCCGGTCCTTTCAAATTCCGCAGCCGTTTTCCGGAATGACCGTTTTTGAAAACACGCTCGTGTCCGCGACCCACGGCACACAAAACAGCTTGGCCGAAGCCAACCGGCATTGCCTGGAGGTTCTGGAGCTGACGGGGCTGATCGGCAAGGCCAATGACCTTTCCGGCAAGCTGACACTGTTGGGCCGCAAGCGCCTGGAATTGGCGCGCGCCCTCTGCGCAAGGCCGAAAGTTCTGCTTTTGGATGAGATCGCCGGAGGGCTGACCGAAAAGGAATGCCACGATCTGGTTGAGACCATCAACACCATCCGGAAAACCGGTCTGTCCATCATCTGGATTGAGCATATCGTGCATGCGCTCCTCTCCGTTGTTGACCGGCTGATTGTGATCGACTTCGGCAAGAAGATTGCTGAAGGCGATCCCAAGGAAACCATGGCCAGCCAGGCTGTGCAGGAGATCTACATGGGAGTGGATGCTGATGCCTGA
- a CDS encoding ABC transporter substrate-binding protein gives MTLNGKKLNISRRGFLGGATAALAAPAILTRTRAYAADPVIKIGHISPRTGPLAGFAEADDYVLEGIKAALSGGIENNGKTYQVEILSKDSQSNPNRAAEVASELILGDEVDIIVAASTPDTTNPVSDQAELNEVPCITTDCPWQPYFFGRNGDPAVGFDYTYHFFWGLEDVINAFLDLWGQSGAAKTVGGLFPNDADGNAWGDEIHGFPPALAGQGFQLVDPGRYQPLTDDFTSQISAFKEAGCEIVTGNMIPPDFGTFWSQAAQQGFHPKVVTIGKALLFPSVIESLGDRGDGLTSEIWWSPDHPFSSSLTGVSAKDLANGYTAASNRPWTQPIGFKHALFEVTSDVIRRSADLEDPAAILDAIRKTKLSTVVGPVDWSSGPVRNVTKTPLVAGQWQKGADGFDLVITANRSAPFIPTTGELKLLS, from the coding sequence ATGACGCTGAATGGGAAGAAACTAAATATCAGCCGCCGCGGTTTTTTGGGCGGAGCAACAGCTGCATTGGCCGCACCGGCCATCCTGACTAGGACCCGGGCCTATGCCGCCGATCCGGTCATCAAGATTGGCCATATCAGCCCGCGCACCGGGCCGCTGGCCGGATTCGCCGAAGCCGATGATTACGTGCTTGAAGGCATCAAGGCAGCGCTTTCAGGCGGGATTGAAAACAATGGCAAGACCTATCAGGTGGAGATCCTGTCAAAGGACAGCCAATCGAACCCGAACCGGGCAGCGGAAGTCGCCTCTGAGCTGATCCTCGGGGATGAAGTCGATATCATCGTTGCTGCTTCAACGCCGGACACCACCAATCCGGTATCGGATCAGGCGGAACTTAATGAAGTTCCGTGCATCACCACCGATTGCCCTTGGCAGCCGTACTTCTTTGGCCGGAACGGTGATCCAGCGGTCGGCTTTGACTACACCTACCATTTCTTCTGGGGCCTGGAAGACGTCATCAATGCCTTCCTCGACCTCTGGGGGCAAAGCGGTGCCGCAAAAACCGTAGGCGGTTTGTTCCCGAATGATGCCGATGGCAATGCGTGGGGTGACGAAATTCATGGGTTCCCGCCAGCGCTGGCCGGGCAGGGCTTTCAGTTGGTTGATCCGGGCCGGTATCAGCCCCTGACAGATGATTTCACATCACAGATATCCGCCTTTAAGGAAGCCGGATGTGAGATCGTCACCGGCAATATGATCCCGCCGGACTTTGGTACATTCTGGTCCCAAGCGGCGCAGCAGGGGTTCCATCCGAAGGTGGTGACCATCGGTAAAGCACTGCTGTTCCCGTCGGTGATTGAATCGCTTGGCGATCGCGGGGACGGTTTGACCTCTGAAATCTGGTGGTCGCCGGATCATCCGTTCTCCTCCTCGCTGACGGGTGTCAGCGCGAAAGATCTGGCGAATGGCTATACGGCTGCTTCCAACCGGCCATGGACCCAACCGATTGGCTTCAAACACGCCTTGTTTGAAGTGACATCGGACGTCATCCGGCGGTCGGCGGACCTTGAAGATCCAGCGGCGATCCTCGATGCAATCAGAAAAACAAAACTGTCAACCGTCGTTGGCCCGGTGGATTGGAGCAGCGGACCGGTGCGGAACGTAACCAAAACGCCTCTTGTTGCCGGTCAGTGGCAAAAGGGCGCGGACGGGTTCGATCTTGTCATCACCGCGAACCGCAGTGCACCTTTCATACCCACCACAGGTGAACTGAAACTCCTGTCCTAA